In a genomic window of Gammaproteobacteria bacterium:
- the rplK gene encoding 50S ribosomal protein L11: MAKKIETYIKLQVPAGQANPSPPVGPALGQHGVNIMEFCKVFNAQTQNMEPGLPVPVVITVYSDRSFTFVTKTPPASFLLKKAAGVAKGSGEPNTEKVGKVTRAQIEEIATTKMPDLTAAELEAAVRSIAGTARSMGIETEGI; encoded by the coding sequence TTGGCAAAGAAGATCGAAACATACATTAAGTTGCAGGTACCAGCGGGACAGGCTAATCCAAGTCCGCCTGTTGGGCCAGCGCTTGGCCAACATGGCGTCAATATTATGGAGTTTTGCAAGGTTTTCAATGCTCAGACGCAGAACATGGAGCCTGGGTTGCCCGTACCGGTTGTCATCACGGTGTACTCGGATCGTAGCTTCACCTTTGTGACTAAGACGCCGCCCGCCTCATTTTTACTGAAGAAGGCGGCGGGTGTCGCAAAAGGGAGCGGTGAACCGAATACCGAAAAGGTCGGTAAGGTAACGCGTGCGCAAATCGAGGAGATTGCGACGACCAAAATGCCAGATTTGACTGCTGCTGAATTGGAAGCAGCGGTAAGAAGTATCGCGGGCACAGCGCGAAGTATGGGCATTGAGACGGAAGGGATTTAG
- the nusG gene encoding transcription termination/antitermination protein NusG — protein MQLRWYVVHAYSGYEQQVMRSLKERIERSGLQSRFGDILVPTEEVVEMRGGQKRKSDRKFFPGYVLVQMEMDDDTWHLVKDVPRVMGFIGGTSARPAPISDKEAKTILERMEEGAEKPRPKVLFDPGEVVRVIDGPFKDFNGVVEEVNYEKSRLRVAVLIFGRPTPVELEFSQVGKE, from the coding sequence GTGCAATTGAGATGGTATGTGGTGCATGCCTATTCGGGTTACGAGCAGCAGGTGATGCGTTCGTTGAAGGAGCGTATTGAACGCAGTGGTTTGCAGAGTAGGTTTGGAGATATCTTGGTGCCCACAGAGGAAGTCGTTGAGATGCGCGGAGGGCAGAAGCGCAAGAGCGATCGTAAGTTCTTTCCCGGCTACGTACTCGTGCAGATGGAAATGGATGACGACACATGGCACCTCGTCAAGGATGTACCAAGAGTCATGGGTTTCATCGGGGGAACCAGTGCCAGGCCTGCGCCTATCAGTGATAAAGAGGCGAAGACAATTCTCGAACGTATGGAAGAAGGTGCAGAAAAACCGCGACCCAAAGTACTTTTTGATCCGGGGGAAGTGGTACGAGTCATTGACGGACCCTTTAAGGACTTCAACGGTGTAGTCGAGGAAGTGAATTACGAGAAAAGTCGCTTACGTGTCGCAGTACTCATCTTTGGTCGGCCTACACCGGTGGAACTTGAATTCAGCCAAGTTGGGAAGGAGTAG
- the secE gene encoding preprotein translocase subunit SecE, whose product MSSKAESHGSKLDTIKLLTALLLVICAVVGFYIYADQSLLLRVVGLMTAVAIAVVVALQTGKGRHTWAFFQDAQIEVRKVVWPTRQETVQTTLIVMLMVVLVAIFLWFLDMFLGWAIRLLTGQGG is encoded by the coding sequence ATGAGTTCAAAGGCGGAATCCCACGGGTCAAAATTGGACACCATCAAGCTCCTCACGGCGTTATTGTTGGTCATATGCGCCGTTGTGGGGTTCTATATCTATGCGGATCAGTCATTGCTGCTCAGAGTCGTCGGGCTAATGACGGCGGTGGCTATAGCCGTCGTTGTTGCCCTACAAACTGGAAAGGGGCGTCATACTTGGGCGTTTTTTCAGGACGCACAAATCGAGGTACGGAAAGTTGTATGGCCAACGCGGCAAGAGACCGTGCAGACAACACTCATTGTGATGTTAATGGTCGTATTGGTGGCCATCTTCCTGTGGTTTCTCGACATGTTCTTGGGATGGGCCATTCGGCTCTTGACTGGCCAGGGAGGCTGA